A single Cellulomonas sp. SLBN-39 DNA region contains:
- a CDS encoding glycosyltransferase family A protein, protein MHLVDVVVPVRDAARHLPTFLDTVRANTLDGARFVVVDDHSTDETPHLLDAAARDLSVLHVVRADRQVGAAHARNLALEVLDARYLTFLDVDDWTAPGRLAALVAAAERTGASVVRTDHVRVDGYRRTLERAPWHVRGAVADAREGIGDSGGRALVDYPYLWAGIYDVTRLDPALLPFDVTLRTASDRPWFWRLHLGAPDVTVVDAPAYFYRRTAGSGSLTQAGEERLLDFLPAYHQVLDLAARAGVAAYGRRAAYGACRIVAFHVEKRGRLSRALQSRLLEGSCHLLARPDDDTFAAAVREFAPPERQLLQALRHAGRGGRP, encoded by the coding sequence ATGCACCTGGTGGACGTCGTGGTCCCGGTACGCGACGCGGCCCGGCACCTGCCCACGTTCCTCGACACCGTCAGGGCGAACACCCTCGACGGTGCACGGTTCGTAGTCGTCGACGACCACTCGACCGACGAGACCCCCCACCTGCTCGACGCCGCCGCGCGCGACCTGTCCGTGCTCCACGTCGTCCGTGCCGACAGGCAGGTTGGCGCGGCGCACGCGCGGAACCTGGCGCTCGAGGTCCTGGACGCGAGGTACCTGACCTTCCTCGACGTCGACGACTGGACAGCACCAGGCCGCCTGGCGGCCCTCGTGGCGGCGGCCGAGCGCACCGGCGCCAGCGTGGTCCGGACGGACCACGTCCGTGTCGACGGCTACCGGAGGACCCTCGAGCGGGCGCCGTGGCACGTGCGTGGTGCGGTCGCCGACGCCCGGGAGGGGATCGGCGACAGCGGCGGCCGTGCCCTGGTCGACTACCCCTACCTCTGGGCGGGCATCTACGACGTCACCCGCCTCGACCCCGCGCTCCTGCCGTTCGACGTCACGCTGCGCACGGCGTCCGACCGACCGTGGTTCTGGCGCCTGCACCTCGGTGCGCCCGACGTGACCGTCGTGGACGCACCCGCCTACTTCTACCGGCGGACTGCCGGGTCCGGATCTCTCACGCAGGCGGGGGAGGAGCGGTTGCTGGACTTCCTGCCCGCCTACCACCAGGTCCTCGACCTCGCTGCGCGGGCGGGGGTGGCCGCGTACGGCCGACGGGCCGCCTACGGAGCCTGCCGGATCGTGGCGTTCCACGTGGAGAAGCGCGGCAGGCTCAGCCGCGCCCTGCAGTCCCGGCTTCTCGAGGGCTCCTGCCACCTCCTCGCCCGGCCCGACGACGACACGTTCGCCGCAGCCGTCCGGGAGTTCGCGCCGCCCGAGCGGCAGCTCCTGCAGGCGTTGCGTCACGCGGGACGAGGGGGTCGCCCGTGA
- a CDS encoding SGNH hydrolase domain-containing protein → MTGRAHRRIPAVLVACLVLAALPHLGTGAAAAQAVTSLWSVVAQPAVAYGRPVVVTGVLRHAGVGVGEASVEIVDVSGATGRAVLARATTRADGRFTATYTALRGGLVRAEVRSTAEHGAATSRDARVTVQPQVYDVRVDGDPTTARAGATRVVTGRLHAGLAGQRVKVERFDGAAWVPAAHSYARADGTFAIATPTVGFGTRAYRVVVPATDGRVVKVVATSIGTYGGLVDRYTSAARCTGAAALDRTGCVPPPSFVAGWAGDTQGAYACYTTAVEAPVRSCRSGSTRPDALRVAVTGDSHAAMLLPGLAPLLTDLNWSLDSYVARGCVLSAPASPADPCRSRLEDLSERLENGRYDVVVVTAYRGDRAPAAPDPRVAAYARAWERLSDTGTTVVALADNPAIDAATLACVDGAVTDGRGSTAAAEACGVDRADAFERTDPVPAAAAAAHVALVDLARLQCVEERCPAVVGGVMAYRDTHHLSATYTRTLAPYLLESVLEHL, encoded by the coding sequence ATGACCGGCCGCGCACACCGCAGGATCCCGGCAGTCCTCGTCGCCTGCCTCGTCCTCGCCGCTCTCCCGCACCTCGGCACGGGCGCCGCTGCTGCACAGGCCGTGACGTCGTTGTGGTCCGTGGTCGCCCAGCCCGCCGTCGCGTACGGCAGGCCCGTCGTCGTCACCGGCGTGCTGCGACACGCGGGGGTCGGGGTGGGCGAGGCGTCCGTCGAGATCGTCGACGTGTCCGGCGCCACCGGACGCGCCGTCCTGGCGAGGGCCACCACCCGGGCCGACGGTCGCTTCACCGCCACCTACACGGCGCTGCGTGGCGGACTCGTCCGGGCCGAGGTCCGGAGCACCGCCGAGCACGGGGCGGCGACGAGCCGCGACGCCCGCGTCACCGTCCAGCCCCAGGTCTACGACGTGAGGGTCGACGGTGACCCGACGACGGCGCGGGCCGGCGCCACCCGAGTCGTGACAGGTCGCCTCCACGCCGGGCTCGCGGGCCAGCGTGTCAAGGTGGAGCGCTTCGACGGTGCCGCCTGGGTCCCCGCCGCGCACTCCTACGCGCGCGCCGACGGCACCTTCGCGATCGCCACGCCGACCGTGGGGTTCGGGACGCGTGCCTACCGTGTGGTCGTTCCTGCCACCGACGGTCGCGTCGTCAAGGTCGTCGCGACCTCGATCGGCACCTACGGCGGGCTGGTGGACAGGTACACGTCCGCCGCCCGGTGCACGGGGGCTGCGGCGCTCGACCGCACCGGCTGCGTCCCGCCCCCCTCGTTCGTCGCGGGGTGGGCGGGGGACACCCAGGGCGCCTACGCGTGCTATACGACGGCTGTCGAGGCACCGGTCAGGTCGTGCAGGTCGGGCTCGACCCGTCCGGACGCCCTCCGGGTCGCGGTGACGGGCGACTCGCACGCCGCCATGCTCCTGCCCGGCCTCGCACCGCTGCTCACCGACCTCAACTGGTCCCTGGACTCGTACGTCGCACGGGGGTGCGTCCTGTCGGCCCCGGCGAGTCCCGCAGACCCGTGCCGCTCGCGGCTCGAGGACCTGTCGGAGCGGCTCGAGAACGGGCGCTACGACGTCGTCGTCGTCACCGCCTACCGGGGTGACCGGGCGCCCGCCGCGCCGGACCCGCGCGTCGCCGCGTACGCCCGGGCATGGGAGCGGCTCAGCGACACCGGCACCACGGTCGTCGCGCTGGCCGACAACCCCGCGATCGACGCCGCCACCCTGGCCTGCGTCGACGGCGCCGTCACCGACGGCCGAGGCTCGACAGCCGCGGCCGAGGCCTGCGGCGTCGACCGCGCCGACGCCTTCGAGCGCACCGACCCCGTCCCCGCGGCGGCCGCCGCGGCGCACGTCGCGCTCGTCGACCTGGCACGTCTGCAGTGCGTCGAGGAGCGCTGCCCGGCGGTCGTCGGTGGTGTCATGGCCTACCGGGACACCCACCACCTCTCCGCGACGTACACCCGCACGTTGGCGCCCTACCTCCTGGAGTCTGTCCTTGAGCATCTCTGA
- a CDS encoding polysaccharide pyruvyl transferase family protein: MLTPERVHRALRRRWRRTRRALVPRRRPVIGLAGFFGAGNYGDELFLEVFEQYLGADFELRVLASSMKRPYFDGPVRDIVDDVDAIVVGGGDIVQPWAHDSRYFHPAFLEKPVFVVGIGVPQYTGANARRPKAQAIRRHRAFLTHPSVRFLGVRDDQAAAWLRANVSPEIDVRVAPDIVCSLSLPAVDPPEGPPVLGVVTRFRPRRDVPDDYSRLRELAAHAQSEGWRVRHIVLGTGEVGQRDLEDSHRLEVPGKELVHSEDLSVLTRAIGGCTALASMKFHGSVVATMYGIPSLVLVGTNKNRNFMERLGLGALLTNFAAPDLVERFEARPQVPADGLERVRAATDAHMRELVESIKKELGRG; this comes from the coding sequence TTGCTGACGCCTGAACGAGTTCACCGCGCGCTCCGCCGCCGCTGGCGCCGCACGCGGCGTGCTCTCGTCCCCCGGCGGAGGCCCGTCATCGGTCTCGCCGGCTTCTTCGGTGCCGGCAACTACGGTGACGAGCTCTTCCTCGAGGTCTTCGAGCAGTACCTGGGAGCGGACTTCGAGCTGCGGGTGCTCGCGTCGAGCATGAAGCGTCCCTACTTCGACGGACCCGTGCGCGACATCGTCGACGACGTCGATGCGATCGTCGTCGGCGGGGGGGACATCGTGCAGCCCTGGGCGCACGACTCGCGGTACTTCCACCCGGCGTTCCTCGAGAAGCCCGTGTTCGTCGTGGGCATCGGCGTCCCCCAGTACACCGGGGCCAACGCGCGGCGGCCCAAGGCCCAGGCCATCCGGCGGCACCGAGCCTTCCTCACGCACCCCAGCGTGCGGTTCCTGGGCGTCAGGGACGACCAGGCCGCAGCCTGGCTGCGGGCCAACGTGTCCCCCGAGATCGACGTGCGCGTCGCGCCGGACATCGTGTGCAGCCTCTCCCTTCCAGCCGTCGATCCGCCGGAAGGCCCTCCGGTCCTCGGTGTCGTGACACGGTTCCGTCCGCGACGTGACGTCCCGGACGACTACTCCCGGTTGCGTGAGCTCGCCGCGCACGCCCAGTCCGAGGGGTGGCGCGTCCGGCACATCGTCCTCGGCACGGGCGAGGTGGGGCAGCGCGACCTGGAGGACAGCCACCGCCTCGAGGTCCCGGGCAAGGAGCTCGTGCACAGCGAAGACCTCTCCGTCCTCACGCGGGCGATCGGGGGCTGCACCGCTCTCGCGAGCATGAAGTTCCACGGCAGCGTCGTCGCGACGATGTACGGCATCCCTTCCCTCGTCCTCGTCGGGACGAACAAGAACCGCAACTTCATGGAGCGGCTGGGGCTCGGCGCGCTGCTCACCAACTTCGCCGCGCCGGACCTGGTCGAGCGCTTCGAGGCGCGTCCGCAGGTGCCGGCGGACGGCCTCGAGCGCGTGCGCGCTGCGACGGACGCACACATGCGCGAGCTCGTCGAGAGCATCAAGAAGGAGCTGGGACGTGGGTGA
- a CDS encoding SGNH hydrolase domain-containing protein: MIVCFSRGARAVRAGAGAVLGLAVLAALLAVPLPAVAASSVTVTIALPAPVVALGRPAEVTGRVTHGGRAAPGVEVVLEGRAVTGGDWRELAEVSTGADGRYSTAVRVVTGFDLRASTTTGGTRRVSGTTRLSVQPQVYDLAPAGQPVAVSGLEQTVTGAVYQQLGGRRVKLEHLQGTTWSTVAETRFDAAGRFTLRYVPSVAGTLRYRVVVPSGGGLVMKVVPFSVRSYASPAALVAAGVPCVGALTPPAGGCDNPDLGSLVLPTQDPAALRLDTGGSYNPACWTSDVLKAVVASCRFGSARPDALKVALVGDSHAAGYLAALRPKLEWRGWRLDTYLSVGCRWMDVPPEDPCAPRAQHVHEALIAGDYDLVVISGLRQPAGSSAEQAAEVSRRYSRAWSEIVDGGAAVVAIADFGYFTDTAVACTTSTPWPDVVARCTTPRSDAMRGIDPLVAAVQSTPGSALVTLDDKLCTAVDCPLVIGRTLVYRDRHHLTGTYSASLAGVLSSRIAAAYARVQP; encoded by the coding sequence ATGATCGTCTGCTTCTCGCGTGGCGCCCGTGCGGTGCGGGCGGGTGCCGGTGCCGTCCTGGGTCTCGCGGTCCTCGCCGCGCTGCTCGCCGTTCCCCTGCCCGCCGTGGCGGCGTCGTCGGTCACGGTCACGATCGCGCTCCCCGCACCCGTGGTGGCCCTCGGCAGGCCCGCCGAGGTCACCGGGCGGGTGACCCATGGCGGGCGCGCCGCACCGGGCGTCGAGGTCGTCCTCGAGGGGCGCGCCGTCACGGGGGGCGACTGGCGCGAGCTCGCCGAGGTGTCCACGGGCGCGGACGGTCGGTACAGCACCGCGGTGCGGGTCGTGACCGGGTTCGACCTGCGCGCGTCCACCACCACCGGTGGCACGCGCCGCGTGAGCGGGACGACGAGGCTCTCCGTGCAGCCGCAGGTCTACGACCTCGCGCCCGCCGGACAGCCCGTCGCGGTCTCCGGCCTGGAGCAGACGGTGACAGGAGCCGTCTACCAGCAGCTCGGCGGGCGTCGGGTGAAGCTGGAGCACCTCCAGGGAACGACGTGGTCGACCGTCGCCGAGACGCGGTTCGACGCGGCCGGGCGGTTCACGCTCAGATACGTCCCGTCGGTCGCAGGAACGCTCAGGTACCGCGTCGTGGTCCCCTCCGGGGGCGGACTCGTGATGAAGGTGGTCCCGTTCTCCGTCCGCTCGTACGCCTCGCCCGCTGCGCTCGTCGCCGCCGGGGTGCCGTGCGTGGGCGCGCTCACCCCTCCGGCCGGTGGCTGCGACAACCCGGATCTCGGCTCGCTCGTCCTGCCGACCCAGGACCCCGCCGCGCTGCGTCTCGACACCGGGGGGTCGTACAACCCCGCGTGCTGGACCTCGGACGTGCTCAAGGCCGTCGTGGCGAGCTGCCGGTTCGGATCTGCACGGCCTGACGCCCTCAAGGTCGCCCTGGTCGGTGACTCGCACGCCGCGGGCTACCTGGCGGCTCTCCGTCCGAAGCTCGAGTGGCGCGGGTGGCGTCTCGACACGTACCTCTCGGTCGGCTGCCGGTGGATGGACGTCCCGCCCGAGGACCCCTGCGCGCCGCGGGCGCAGCACGTGCACGAGGCGCTGATCGCCGGGGACTACGACCTCGTCGTCATCAGCGGGCTGCGGCAGCCGGCCGGAAGCTCCGCGGAGCAGGCCGCGGAGGTCAGCAGGCGGTACTCGCGCGCGTGGTCCGAGATCGTCGACGGCGGAGCGGCCGTGGTGGCGATCGCCGACTTCGGCTACTTCACGGACACCGCCGTCGCCTGCACCACGTCGACACCCTGGCCCGACGTCGTGGCACGGTGCACGACCCCGCGCAGCGACGCGATGCGCGGCATCGACCCGCTCGTCGCCGCGGTGCAGAGCACGCCGGGCAGCGCCCTCGTCACGCTCGACGACAAGCTGTGCACGGCCGTCGACTGCCCCCTCGTCATCGGCCGCACCCTCGTCTACCGCGACCGGCACCATCTGACCGGCACCTACTCCGCTAGCCTCGCCGGTGTGTTGTCCTCGCGGATCGCTGCCGCCTACGCCAGGGTGCAGCCATGA
- a CDS encoding glycosyltransferase family 2 protein has translation MGEEQVWPGGEPDVSVVVPTHDVGEWVDECLSSLLDDQGVALEVVVVDDRSTDDTWERVTSRALTDPRLRVVRSTGSGGGQARNYGAALARGKFLVFCDGDDLVPAGALEAMLSSLSSSGSDMVVGDFLKFSPMRTWSPTARWNVFTERRAGITIAELPALLRNRACWNRMFRRDFWVENAIAFPSVPRSNDIVPMTTALLAARTIDVVPDVVYLYRERPGASSMTSRAGSSTSAASYLSQELVCAQLVAGAGDEGLAAVYWSLFLGSDGWVHVRRFVREPEGAGAVEPDVCALLDQHLHGVRARQWDRTEVERQAVYTLVRGGRVDLARAVLLTTGEEDVAPVPLGAVRAAEVLAELHRSGHMSSASLRAFADRHLVAALLATPAPLDAAVAARLLDLVRPLADVLRPPATDDESAPARRLRESLAAGDLSLLVGERPTIPAPVTVSSYRVASASAEIVVDLPGPVPAGATFTVVKPGRPSTRRPLDVVEAEKGSRTRRVVVTRSDLASEGTWAVELEVSTWLGTVYVPLLVDAPSVVRDVTRWGPLTVRRKKRGLVPVTVVRRPPLPRRALRRLERGLHR, from the coding sequence GTGGGTGAGGAGCAGGTGTGGCCGGGCGGTGAGCCCGACGTGAGCGTCGTCGTCCCGACCCATGACGTCGGCGAGTGGGTCGACGAGTGCTTGTCGAGCCTGCTCGACGACCAGGGCGTCGCCCTCGAGGTCGTGGTGGTGGACGACCGGTCGACGGACGACACGTGGGAGCGGGTCACGAGCCGCGCGCTCACGGACCCACGGCTGCGCGTCGTGCGGTCGACGGGGTCGGGCGGGGGGCAGGCACGCAACTACGGCGCCGCTCTCGCCCGGGGGAAGTTCCTGGTGTTCTGCGACGGAGACGACCTCGTCCCGGCCGGCGCGCTCGAGGCGATGCTCTCGTCGTTGTCCAGCTCCGGCTCGGACATGGTGGTCGGCGACTTCCTGAAGTTCTCGCCGATGCGCACGTGGAGCCCGACGGCGCGGTGGAACGTGTTCACCGAGCGGCGTGCCGGGATCACCATCGCCGAGCTCCCGGCACTCCTGCGCAACCGGGCATGCTGGAACCGCATGTTCCGACGGGACTTCTGGGTCGAGAACGCCATCGCCTTCCCGAGCGTCCCGCGATCGAACGACATCGTCCCGATGACGACCGCACTCCTCGCTGCCCGGACGATCGACGTCGTCCCCGACGTGGTGTACCTGTACCGCGAGCGCCCGGGGGCGTCGTCGATGACCTCGCGCGCAGGGTCGTCGACGAGCGCGGCCAGCTACCTGTCGCAGGAGCTCGTCTGCGCACAGCTCGTGGCCGGTGCGGGGGACGAGGGGCTCGCGGCGGTCTACTGGTCGCTGTTCCTCGGTTCGGACGGCTGGGTCCATGTGCGCAGGTTCGTGCGGGAGCCCGAGGGGGCCGGGGCCGTGGAGCCGGACGTCTGCGCACTGCTCGACCAGCACCTGCACGGCGTGCGGGCCCGGCAGTGGGACCGGACCGAGGTCGAGCGCCAGGCCGTCTACACCCTGGTCCGGGGCGGTCGTGTCGACCTGGCCCGCGCGGTCCTCCTCACGACGGGAGAGGAGGACGTCGCCCCCGTGCCGCTGGGCGCGGTGCGTGCGGCGGAGGTCCTCGCCGAGCTGCACCGCAGCGGTCACATGTCCTCCGCGTCGCTCCGGGCCTTCGCCGACCGGCACCTCGTGGCTGCGCTCCTGGCAACGCCCGCCCCGCTCGACGCCGCCGTCGCCGCCCGCCTCCTCGACCTCGTGCGGCCCCTCGCCGACGTCCTGCGCCCACCGGCGACGGACGACGAGTCGGCGCCGGCCCGCCGCCTCCGGGAGTCGCTCGCCGCCGGGGACCTCTCGCTGCTGGTCGGCGAGCGGCCCACGATCCCGGCGCCGGTGACGGTGAGCTCGTACCGCGTGGCGTCGGCATCGGCGGAGATCGTGGTCGACCTGCCGGGGCCGGTTCCGGCAGGAGCGACGTTCACCGTGGTCAAGCCGGGTCGCCCGTCGACGCGCCGCCCGCTCGACGTCGTGGAGGCGGAGAAGGGGAGCCGGACGCGTCGGGTCGTCGTGACCCGGTCGGACCTCGCCAGCGAAGGCACCTGGGCCGTGGAGCTCGAGGTGAGCACGTGGCTCGGCACCGTCTACGTCCCGCTGCTGGTCGATGCTCCGTCGGTCGTCCGGGACGTGACGCGGTGGGGGCCGCTCACCGTGCGGCGCAAGAAGCGCGGCCTCGTGCCGGTGACGGTCGTCAGGCGCCCGCCGCTGCCTCGTCGCGCACTGCGTCGGCTGGAGCGTGGTCTGCACCGCTGA
- a CDS encoding glycosyltransferase family 4 protein, whose translation MPRLFAFPSWRDNPYLNMLYLAARGAGWVVEGGTTLDTLVRSTSDYRDGDVLHVHWTSPVCQRAQSRDEAEENLARFTAMLTSLRSRGVHLIWTVHNTLPHETPYRDLEIRLSETLGRLADRVIQLNRQTVDAVADEYTLPSAKVATLAHSSYAGVYPSQVTQHEARDRLGIPRSSPTIGFVGQIRPYKGIETLLAAAGTVAEEVPDLTVVLAGKAQPDVAAALEEQIPLGVRVVRRYEFVDDRDLQTWFRASDLMVFPYQRVLNSGSVLLSATFARPCLLPNEPHLVGEFGNQDWVNFFHARDGAPALAASVAKALGRARSTRFDAERFARSYTPYDMSRDYLTILRGVVSGADHAPADAVRDEAAAGA comes from the coding sequence ATGCCCCGCCTTTTCGCCTTTCCGTCGTGGCGCGACAACCCCTACCTGAACATGCTGTACCTGGCCGCCCGCGGTGCGGGATGGGTCGTCGAGGGTGGGACGACGCTGGACACCCTCGTGCGCAGCACGTCCGACTACCGTGACGGCGACGTGCTGCACGTCCACTGGACCTCGCCGGTCTGCCAGCGTGCGCAGTCGCGCGACGAGGCCGAGGAGAACCTCGCCCGGTTCACCGCGATGCTCACCTCCCTGCGCAGCCGGGGTGTCCACCTGATCTGGACCGTCCACAACACGCTCCCCCACGAGACGCCGTACCGGGATCTGGAGATCCGGCTGAGCGAGACGCTCGGCAGGCTCGCCGACCGGGTGATCCAGCTCAACCGGCAGACCGTCGACGCCGTGGCCGACGAGTACACCCTCCCGTCGGCCAAGGTCGCCACCCTCGCGCACTCGTCCTACGCGGGCGTGTACCCGTCCCAGGTGACGCAGCACGAGGCCCGCGATCGCCTCGGGATCCCTCGTTCGTCACCGACCATCGGTTTCGTCGGCCAGATCAGGCCGTACAAGGGGATCGAGACGCTGCTCGCGGCTGCCGGCACCGTCGCCGAGGAGGTGCCGGACCTGACAGTCGTGCTCGCCGGGAAGGCCCAGCCGGACGTGGCTGCCGCCCTCGAGGAGCAGATCCCGCTGGGGGTGCGGGTCGTGCGCCGCTACGAGTTCGTCGACGACCGCGACCTGCAGACCTGGTTCCGCGCGTCCGACCTCATGGTCTTCCCCTACCAACGCGTCCTGAACTCGGGAAGCGTCCTGCTCTCGGCGACCTTCGCCCGGCCCTGCCTGCTCCCCAACGAGCCGCACCTCGTCGGGGAGTTCGGGAACCAGGACTGGGTCAACTTCTTCCACGCCCGGGACGGCGCCCCGGCGCTGGCCGCGTCGGTCGCCAAGGCCCTCGGGCGAGCGCGGAGCACCCGGTTCGACGCCGAGCGCTTCGCCCGCTCCTACACGCCGTACGACATGAGCCGCGACTACCTGACCATCCTGCGCGGCGTGGTCAGCGGTGCAGACCACGCTCCAGCCGACGCAGTGCGCGACGAGGCAGCGGCGGGCGCCTGA
- a CDS encoding polysaccharide pyruvyl transferase family protein, with the protein MRSVGGVDTFCWNPLRAVDEGHEPRLVNNFGDLLGPLVVELMRDDIAPGHVAPAATRRLFSVGSVMHFARKGDVVWGTGVNGKASNGSIHGDQRLDVRAVRGPWTAAFMTARGIEVPEVYGDPALLLPRLMPELETWRRVRGAEVLVVPNLNDVGSTPSGDWTTQLPTEPLRTVLRAIAGASFVVGSSLHAVVVADALGIPARLVSSPTEHLFKYRDYLAGTGRPHTTIAPSVEAAIAMGPHEPPQVDLDLLAATFPRDLWQAGSRVTRHRDRDIGTARFDAALLTRWMQAPAPGPTPSDVLRMRLEDLLAGPGDVHEEDVRAIAQEHALLAPGTDHPGIDGPLADLLAAVDRGDLEQVRVARTLAGRDPLSAELRAHRRAGTGSVLSVAVEVNQLHGGLTSLALDLVGRTSGRRSSFPVHLFPMHRRQWHLDLDVLVVPPTDQPEAWDVHVVARHETLGDLRAPLEHPGARRLGVAPGPRGTDEPRPWVLAENALATTSTED; encoded by the coding sequence GTGCGTTCCGTCGGGGGCGTCGACACGTTCTGCTGGAACCCGTTGCGCGCCGTGGACGAGGGCCACGAGCCCCGCCTCGTCAACAACTTCGGCGACCTGCTCGGCCCGCTGGTCGTCGAGCTCATGCGCGACGACATCGCACCGGGCCACGTCGCACCGGCGGCGACGAGACGCCTGTTCTCGGTGGGCTCCGTGATGCACTTCGCCCGCAAGGGCGACGTCGTCTGGGGCACCGGGGTGAACGGCAAGGCGTCGAACGGGAGCATCCACGGCGACCAGCGCCTCGACGTGCGCGCCGTCCGTGGCCCGTGGACGGCGGCGTTCATGACGGCCCGCGGCATCGAGGTCCCCGAGGTGTACGGGGACCCGGCCCTTCTGCTGCCCCGCCTCATGCCCGAGCTCGAGACGTGGCGACGGGTCCGCGGCGCAGAGGTCCTCGTGGTGCCCAACCTCAACGACGTCGGCTCGACGCCGTCGGGCGACTGGACGACCCAGCTGCCCACCGAGCCGTTGCGCACCGTCCTGCGCGCCATCGCCGGTGCGTCGTTCGTCGTCGGGTCCTCGCTGCACGCCGTCGTCGTCGCCGATGCCCTGGGCATCCCCGCACGCCTCGTCAGCTCACCCACGGAGCACCTGTTCAAGTACCGCGACTACCTCGCGGGAACAGGGCGCCCGCACACCACGATCGCCCCCTCGGTCGAGGCCGCGATCGCGATGGGCCCGCACGAGCCTCCCCAGGTCGACCTCGACCTCCTGGCCGCGACGTTCCCGAGGGACCTGTGGCAGGCAGGATCGCGTGTGACCCGCCACCGTGACCGCGACATCGGTACCGCGCGGTTCGACGCGGCGCTCCTGACCCGCTGGATGCAGGCGCCCGCGCCGGGGCCGACCCCGTCGGACGTCCTCAGGATGCGCCTGGAGGACCTTCTGGCGGGGCCAGGGGACGTGCACGAGGAGGACGTCCGCGCCATCGCCCAGGAGCACGCGCTCCTCGCGCCCGGCACGGACCACCCCGGCATCGACGGCCCGCTGGCCGACCTGCTCGCCGCCGTCGACCGCGGGGACCTCGAGCAGGTGCGCGTAGCTCGCACGCTCGCGGGTCGCGACCCGCTGTCGGCGGAGCTCCGGGCACATCGCCGTGCGGGCACGGGGTCCGTGCTGTCCGTGGCCGTCGAGGTCAACCAGCTGCACGGCGGCCTGACGTCGCTGGCGCTGGATCTGGTGGGTCGCACGTCCGGACGCCGCTCGTCGTTCCCGGTCCACCTGTTCCCCATGCATCGTCGCCAGTGGCACCTGGACCTGGACGTCCTCGTCGTCCCGCCCACCGACCAGCCGGAGGCGTGGGACGTCCACGTCGTCGCGCGCCACGAGACCCTCGGGGACCTTCGCGCACCGCTCGAGCACCCCGGGGCGCGTCGCCTCGGTGTCGCACCCGGGCCGCGCGGGACCGACGAGCCCCGCCCCTGGGTCCTCGCCGAGAACGCCCTTGCAACGACGTCGACCGAGGACTGA